The Nitrospiraceae bacterium region CGCGACTTGCGTGGCAATCGTCGCCATAAGCTCCAGATCATCCTGTGTCAGGCTATCCTCCTGCATGCGGTCCACGGTTAACGTGCCCAAGATAGGATCTTTTGTCTTCAACGGCACTGCGATCAAGGCCTTTGTCTTCGTCAGCCCAGCTAATTGCTGACTCACAGGATGCAGTTGCTCGATTACAGCCTGCACATTTCCGATGAGCAGAGGTTGTCCCCGCAACAGGACCGTTCCTTCTGGGGAACGAGGGTCGGTCACCAGGATTTCGCACGAACGGACAAACCCCTCGATGTCTGGAGAAACCCCGATCACGCGAGCGTCCCGCGAGACTTGGCGAACGGGGTCAAAAAATGAAATCATCGCCCGATCATAGTGAAGCTCCGTGGTGAGCGATGTGAGGACCTGTTGCAGTAGAGCTTCGCGATCAAGCGTCGAATTAAACAGCAATCCGGCTCGATGCAGCGCCGTCAGCTGGTTGACCTTTCGACGGAGCTCCACCCGCGTTTGCTCCTGTTCCAGATAGGCTTCACGTAACTCTTCATGCCTGGCCTCGACAAACTTGACCTGCTCGTGAATCACCGCTTCACGCTGACGCGCCCGTCGCCGCATACGGCGGCCGGTGACCACCCAGGCGACGAATCCCGGCGATAGTGCTATCCCCACTTCTTCAGCCACGCCGAGAAACGAACGGTGCAGATGGAGATAGGCGAATGCTGCAAGTCCTCCGAGCATGCTGGCGAAAAACCATACCAGCTGTCCGCTGGATCGTTCGACGCGGTTAGACCTCTCGTTGCCGCTGGCATTGAAGTAAGACGGGAGATCCGTGGAAGACCGTTCATGATCTGAGCGGTTTCCTGGAATTTGCCCTTTCCGCGGTGACATGGTTGACTCAACATGTTGCGGACTTTCCTGACGCAAGACTGTCTCCGTTCGAAGCCCTGACTTGTTCGGGCAGTCACGTCTGGGACAGCGGTCTTCCGTCCGGCGATCTGATTTGGATTGAGACGCTCATGCGGCGATAAATCACAGAAGAGTCTTCTCACCCGGGCGTATCGGGTTTTAGAACTCCACACAATGTCCCATTCACACCACTGGTCGCCTTCAGCAATGCAGGCATGTTCATGAATCTGTGCCGCCGGAAGGCGGTGCACTCGTTCCGGCACGGCCGACAGCAATCCTTGCGCAGCCTGGCAGCGTAAGTAGGCACACCGTTTCCGATAGGGTCCGAACTGTCGATAGGCGTGCTCCGTAAATCGCATCGTCAGCCGGGCTGAGGTGCCTGAGATCGACTTGACATCACATTCCAATGACCCAGGGGCATACTTGTTCGCAAAGTACGGAAACATCGTATAAATGGTGGCGAGAGGAAACGGCCGCGCCAAAGTCTGCATGATCGGCGAGGCCTTTTCATGCCCTGCAACAAACGCGAAACGGGGATCGCCCGACAGTTGCTCGCAAAATTCGTACAGATAAGCTGCAAACTCACAGGAGTAACTATTCCAACGTCTGCCGAGAAACGCTGGTGTCACGTGATAAACAGGATCCTTGATCCGTTCGTTGAGGCGCCGGCAGAGTTCACGAATAGCCTGGGTACCAGCTGCCCCACCTCGGCGCTGTGCCACGGAGCGCTCGAGGTGTTCCACCATCGGCCAGATCGCCATGCCGCTCAGATCGCGGATTTTCTCTCCTCGTTCAGTGGAGCCGAACGGCCGAAACTCCATGAATGGCCGTTCCAGGATCGTGTGTTCCTTTTCGAGGAGCCACCGTTCACTCATAATGCGTGCTCTTTACAAAAATAGGATTCCTTATAAAAGAGGCCGGCAGACAATACACTTCGAAGGGCTTCCGCGTCAAACAGCACGTGGCGGGTGCTCAGCGCGCCATATGCAAGGCTTTGAGCCAATAGGAGCCGGAAGAATCGAGACTCGATTAGAGCTTAATTGACCGAAACAGAGACTTTAACCATTCTTCTGAACCAATTGATATTGCACTGATATAAATGGCCATCAAGGAGTAACACGTCTCAATGTATCCCGTCGCTTCGGGATAAATGCAGAAAGAATGAAAGGATAAAGATAGGAAGGGTAATGGCCGGTTTATGACGGAGGACACTCGCTCATGTGCGGACTTTCCGCTTGAGGTGTCGTTCGACGCTCGCGACTTTGCTGGAGAGGCGGCCCGAATGGCCTTTGCGATAATCGACCTTGATCGTGCAGGAAATACGGGAACAGTCTCGCTTCATCCGTTCGTAACACTGCCGCACGACACGGAAGACGTCGTCCCACTCCCCTTCAAGCACCGTCCCCATGGGATTGAGCCGATAATCCACACCGCTCTTGTCGATGATATCCAGCGAGCGCGCGACGTACTTGCCGACACTTTCTCCTTTGCCCAGTGGCGACATGCTGAATTCGAGTAGAACCATGAAGGCTCGCGCTCCTTTGCTTATGATTTGGTGGCTGCCGAGGCGCTGCCGTGTTTGGCCCGCTCTTCGACCCACACGTTCGGATATTGCACTTTGCCGAGCAAGCGAAAGCCGTCCAATGCCTCGCGCAAGAGGGCGCGTCGCTTTTCCACATCTGGTTCATTGGCTTTTGCCTGTTCG contains the following coding sequences:
- a CDS encoding MTH1187 family thiamine-binding protein gives rise to the protein MVLLEFSMSPLGKGESVGKYVARSLDIIDKSGVDYRLNPMGTVLEGEWDDVFRVVRQCYERMKRDCSRISCTIKVDYRKGHSGRLSSKVASVERHLKRKVRT